The proteins below are encoded in one region of Bacillota bacterium:
- a CDS encoding RNA-binding S4 domain-containing protein produces the protein MWSCPCGPWAERRRGRRRDGVGPVRRVRVAALPIELGAFLKISGLAETGGEAKRLVQGGRVEVNGEPERRRARKLTAGDRVRVRLEDGGSEELLVAD, from the coding sequence ATGTGGTCATGCCCATGCGGACCGTGGGCTGAGCGCCGGCGAGGGCGGCGCCGGGACGGGGTGGGTCCGGTGCGGAGGGTGAGGGTGGCGGCGCTGCCCATCGAGCTGGGCGCCTTCCTCAAGATCTCGGGGCTGGCCGAGACGGGCGGTGAGGCGAAGCGCCTGGTGCAGGGCGGCCGGGTGGAGGTCAACGGCGAGCCCGAGCGGCGCCGTGCTAGGAAGCTGACGGCGGGCGACCGCGTCCGCGTCCGCCTGGAGGACGGCGGGAGCGAGGAGCTGCTCGTTGCGGATTGA